In Alkalihalobacillus sp. AL-G, the genomic stretch CCGTACATCCAGATGCCATTTTCATTGAAGGGGATCTTCAAGATCGGGAAAGCCTGAAGACAGTCTTTTATAATCACCAGATTGAAGCCGTCATGCATTTCGCAGCCAATTGCTATGTAGGCGAGTCTGTCCTTCAACCACAAAAATATTATGAAAACAATGTGATTGGTTTCATCCATCTACTCAATGAAATGATTGAAGCGAAGGTGACTAGACTTGTTTTTTCATCCTCATGTGCGGTTTACGGGATACCGAAACAATCTGTCATTGATGAAAACACTGAAAGGGAACCTATATCTCCGTATGGTCGGACAAAGATGATCGCAGAAAAAGTGATCGAGGATTATAGCGAGGCTTATGGATTGAAGCATTGTATTTTAAGATATTTCAATGTTACTGGAGCTGATCTGGATGGTGTGCTTGGTGAGGATCATCAACCAGAAACCCACCTCATTCCGAACATTTTACAACATCTTCAAGGAAAGTCACATGCGGTAAGCGTATATGGAGTTGACTATGACACACCTGATGGTACATGTATACGTGATTATATCCATGTTTCAGACCTTGTTGAGGCACACTATTTGTCCCTAAAGAAGATCCTCGGTAACCCTCCTGAAAACAGAGTATATAATTTAGGAAACGGTCGGGGATATTCAATAAAAGAAATCATACAGATGTGTGAGAAGGTAACAGGAAAGAAAGCACGAGTCATAGTGGAAAAGCGTAGACCAGGTGACCCGCCGCGGTTGATTGCCAGCATCCAGAAAGCCGTAACAGAACTCAAGTGGAATCCGAAAAATGACATGCAGTCTATCATTCAATCCGCATGGGATTGGTTTTGTAAACATCCAGATGGATATGAAGGTGAGAAAAGATGATTTCCGTCATTACATGTACGATGAGAGATGCTTGTATGAAAAATGTATTCGAAAATTATGAACGTCAACAGTTTGAAAAGAAAGAATTAATCATCTATTTGACGAGAGAAGATATGGATCGATCAAAATGGGAAGAAGAGTCTAGTCGTTTTGACAATGTTTCAGTATTTCAAGTGAGTGAACGCATTTCACTCGGAGCCTGCTTGAATAAGGCGGTACAACAAGCAAGGTATGATCTCATTGCAAACTTCGAGGATGATGATTATTATTCACCGAATTATTTGAGCGAATCGAACGCTGTATTGATTCAGTCAGGTGCAGATATCATAGGGAAAACAACCGTTTATCTCTATATGCCCGATAGAAAGATGCTAACGGAATTCAATTCGAACAATGAGCATCAATTTGTAAACGATCAAAAAAGGATTGGAAGCCAGTATTTACAGGGTGGCACTATATTTTTCAAGAAGGAGATCATCAATGACGTTCCATTTCGAGATCAAGTACGTGAATTGGATCGTCTGTTTTGTCAGGACTGTGTAGCGAAAGGATTTAAAGTCTATTCTGCGGGGAAAGAGAGTTTCGTCTATATCCGGAATGATACGGATGGAAATCACACGTGGAAGGTTCCGAACGATCTGATCATGAATGTAAGCCGATTGGTCGCTTATACCGATGATTTCAGGCCATATATAGCTACAAAGGACATCGAGGGGGAGAACGGTTGATTTCCGTCATAACATGCACGAACAAACAGGATTGTCTTTCAACGATACTTCAAAATTACATGCGGCAAACCTGGC encodes the following:
- the galE gene encoding UDP-glucose 4-epimerase GalE — its product is MILVTGGAGYIGSNMVRNLVKNGYEVVVLDNLSTGHKEAVHPDAIFIEGDLQDRESLKTVFYNHQIEAVMHFAANCYVGESVLQPQKYYENNVIGFIHLLNEMIEAKVTRLVFSSSCAVYGIPKQSVIDENTEREPISPYGRTKMIAEKVIEDYSEAYGLKHCILRYFNVTGADLDGVLGEDHQPETHLIPNILQHLQGKSHAVSVYGVDYDTPDGTCIRDYIHVSDLVEAHYLSLKKILGNPPENRVYNLGNGRGYSIKEIIQMCEKVTGKKARVIVEKRRPGDPPRLIASIQKAVTELKWNPKNDMQSIIQSAWDWFCKHPDGYEGEKR
- a CDS encoding glycosyltransferase, giving the protein MISVITCTMRDACMKNVFENYERQQFEKKELIIYLTREDMDRSKWEEESSRFDNVSVFQVSERISLGACLNKAVQQARYDLIANFEDDDYYSPNYLSESNAVLIQSGADIIGKTTVYLYMPDRKMLTEFNSNNEHQFVNDQKRIGSQYLQGGTIFFKKEIINDVPFRDQVRELDRLFCQDCVAKGFKVYSAGKESFVYIRNDTDGNHTWKVPNDLIMNVSRLVAYTDDFRPYIATKDIEGENG